The following are encoded together in the Lathyrus oleraceus cultivar Zhongwan6 chromosome 3, CAAS_Psat_ZW6_1.0, whole genome shotgun sequence genome:
- the LOC127127341 gene encoding WEB family protein At2g38370 isoform X1, translating to METKFIKTTTYQDKPGSSKNAGFQTEIDTSVPFESVKDAVHRFGGVGYWKPFHTSHPSKQHCIEGLDTEKLEEQARVLEKELSLKERETLDVLKELDKTRRLVEDLKSKLQKEESEAKLNHKISECDKKSDVKENQSSPSEVVCPTKECSMPSNVSSPGLILMELKQAKLNLTKSTHDFADVRAAVESLNKKLEKERISLEKTRERLTQNCSKISSLESELNQTRLRLQVAKGDASDNPLDVTIELQKLRSKAEHFRKRRDSANSEVLKTMSEIEVTKAMIRTAEIRLVAAKKMKKASRAAEAATLVEVNALSNSNHRGSPRECTPKRKEITLSIDEYVTLTRKARDAEEQSKKRVANAMLEVDEAYSSRMDILKRVHEATKEAITGKKALEEALERVMAADIGKLEVEEALRKWRSDNHKRRSSMNNNSTKFKNPGPSDQRRDFTLLDVNGLNLVKDEVKPVLKPTLSIGQILSRKLFRPEEFEEGKMHGEKASAKRKVSLGQMLGKHNDVDSALFDEQVKKETENDQKQFSAKRKKFGFARFSLLLSKQQKKKKSTRNLR from the exons ATGGAAACCAAGTTCATCAAAACGACGACGTATCAAGATAAACCGGGTTCATCAAAGAATGCTGGTTTCCAAACGGAGATTGACACTTCAGTTCCGTTTGAGTCGGTTAAGGATGCTGTTCATCGCTTCGGAGGTGTTGGTTACTGGAAACCCTTTCACACTTCTCATCCTTCTAAG CAGCACTGCATAGAAGGGCTTGATACGGAGAAACTGGAGGAGCAGGCGAGAGTGTTGGAGAAAGAACTTAGCCTGAAAGAAAGGGAAACTCTTGATGTATTGAAAGAATTGGATAAGACGAGAAGGCTTGTTGAAGATTTGAAATCGAAGCTGCAGAAGGAAGAATCTGAAGCAAAATTGAATCATAAGATTAGCGAGTGTGATAAAAAATCAGATGTAAAGGAAAATCAATCGAGTCCGTCTGAGGTTGTTTGTCCTACAAAGGAATGTTCGATGCCTTCTAATGTATCTTCTCCGGGCTTAATACTAATGGAATTGAAGCAGGCTAAGTTGAATCTAACCAAAAGCACTCATGATTTTGCCGATGTACGAGCTGCTGTGGAATCTCTAAATAAGAAATTAGAGAAAGAAAGGATCTCACTTGAGAAAACCCGTGAGAGGTTAACTCAGAATTGTTCGAAGATATCTTCTCTTGAAAGTGAGCTAAACCAAACCAGATTAAGATTGCAAGTTGCAAAAGGTGATGCTTCTGATAATCCTTTAGATGTTACAATAGAGCTCCAAAAATTACGATCCAAGGCCGAGCATTTCAGAAAAAGGAGAGATTCTGCAAATTCAGaagttttgaaaacaatgtctGAGATTGAGGTGACAAAAGCTATGATAAGAACTGCAGAAATCAGGTTGGTTGCGgcaaagaaaatgaagaaagCTTCAAGAGCTGCAGAAGCTGCTACCCTTGTCGAAGTTAACGCATTGTCTAACTCTAACCACAGGGGTTCACCAAGAGAGTGTACGCCAAAGCGCAAGGAAATTACGCTTTCAATTGATGAGTATGTTACTCTGACCCGAAAAGCTCGAGACGCAGAAGAACAGTCTAAGAAGAGAGTAGCAAATGCTATGCTTGAAGTTGATGAAGCATATTCATCGCGTATGGATATTTTGAAAAGGGTACACGAGGCAACAAAAGAAGCTATAACCGGAAAGAAGGCCCTTGAAGAAGCTCTTGAAAGAGTAATGGCTGCAGATATAGGGAAGCTAGAAGTTGAAGAGGCTTTAAGGAAGTGGCGATCAGACAATCACAAAAGGCGTTCTTCGATGAATAACAACTCTACCAAGTTCAAGAACCCTGGTCCATCAGATCAAAGGAGAGATTTTACATTACTAGATGTAAACGGATTGAATTTGGTAAAGGATGAAGTCAAGCCTGTTTTAAAGCCGACTCTATCAATAGGACAGATACTAAGCAGGAAGCTGTTTAGACCAGAAGAGTTTGAAGAGGGGAAGATGCACGGCGAAAAAGCCTCGGCGAAACGGAAGGTGTCATTAGGTCAGATGCTTGGCAAACACAATGATGTTGACAGTGCATTGTTTGATGAGCAAGTCAAAAAAGAAACAGAAAACGATCAGAAGCAGTTTTCTGCTAAGAGAAAGAAATTCGGGTTTGCAAGATTCTCACTTCTTTTGTCAAAACAGCAAAAGAAGAAGAAATCAACGCGGAATTTGAGGTGA
- the LOC127127341 gene encoding WEB family protein At2g38370 isoform X2, translating to METKFIKTTTYQDKPGSSKNAGFQTEIDTSVPFESVKDAVHRFGGVGYWKPFHTSHPSKHCIEGLDTEKLEEQARVLEKELSLKERETLDVLKELDKTRRLVEDLKSKLQKEESEAKLNHKISECDKKSDVKENQSSPSEVVCPTKECSMPSNVSSPGLILMELKQAKLNLTKSTHDFADVRAAVESLNKKLEKERISLEKTRERLTQNCSKISSLESELNQTRLRLQVAKGDASDNPLDVTIELQKLRSKAEHFRKRRDSANSEVLKTMSEIEVTKAMIRTAEIRLVAAKKMKKASRAAEAATLVEVNALSNSNHRGSPRECTPKRKEITLSIDEYVTLTRKARDAEEQSKKRVANAMLEVDEAYSSRMDILKRVHEATKEAITGKKALEEALERVMAADIGKLEVEEALRKWRSDNHKRRSSMNNNSTKFKNPGPSDQRRDFTLLDVNGLNLVKDEVKPVLKPTLSIGQILSRKLFRPEEFEEGKMHGEKASAKRKVSLGQMLGKHNDVDSALFDEQVKKETENDQKQFSAKRKKFGFARFSLLLSKQQKKKKSTRNLR from the exons ATGGAAACCAAGTTCATCAAAACGACGACGTATCAAGATAAACCGGGTTCATCAAAGAATGCTGGTTTCCAAACGGAGATTGACACTTCAGTTCCGTTTGAGTCGGTTAAGGATGCTGTTCATCGCTTCGGAGGTGTTGGTTACTGGAAACCCTTTCACACTTCTCATCCTTCTAAG CACTGCATAGAAGGGCTTGATACGGAGAAACTGGAGGAGCAGGCGAGAGTGTTGGAGAAAGAACTTAGCCTGAAAGAAAGGGAAACTCTTGATGTATTGAAAGAATTGGATAAGACGAGAAGGCTTGTTGAAGATTTGAAATCGAAGCTGCAGAAGGAAGAATCTGAAGCAAAATTGAATCATAAGATTAGCGAGTGTGATAAAAAATCAGATGTAAAGGAAAATCAATCGAGTCCGTCTGAGGTTGTTTGTCCTACAAAGGAATGTTCGATGCCTTCTAATGTATCTTCTCCGGGCTTAATACTAATGGAATTGAAGCAGGCTAAGTTGAATCTAACCAAAAGCACTCATGATTTTGCCGATGTACGAGCTGCTGTGGAATCTCTAAATAAGAAATTAGAGAAAGAAAGGATCTCACTTGAGAAAACCCGTGAGAGGTTAACTCAGAATTGTTCGAAGATATCTTCTCTTGAAAGTGAGCTAAACCAAACCAGATTAAGATTGCAAGTTGCAAAAGGTGATGCTTCTGATAATCCTTTAGATGTTACAATAGAGCTCCAAAAATTACGATCCAAGGCCGAGCATTTCAGAAAAAGGAGAGATTCTGCAAATTCAGaagttttgaaaacaatgtctGAGATTGAGGTGACAAAAGCTATGATAAGAACTGCAGAAATCAGGTTGGTTGCGgcaaagaaaatgaagaaagCTTCAAGAGCTGCAGAAGCTGCTACCCTTGTCGAAGTTAACGCATTGTCTAACTCTAACCACAGGGGTTCACCAAGAGAGTGTACGCCAAAGCGCAAGGAAATTACGCTTTCAATTGATGAGTATGTTACTCTGACCCGAAAAGCTCGAGACGCAGAAGAACAGTCTAAGAAGAGAGTAGCAAATGCTATGCTTGAAGTTGATGAAGCATATTCATCGCGTATGGATATTTTGAAAAGGGTACACGAGGCAACAAAAGAAGCTATAACCGGAAAGAAGGCCCTTGAAGAAGCTCTTGAAAGAGTAATGGCTGCAGATATAGGGAAGCTAGAAGTTGAAGAGGCTTTAAGGAAGTGGCGATCAGACAATCACAAAAGGCGTTCTTCGATGAATAACAACTCTACCAAGTTCAAGAACCCTGGTCCATCAGATCAAAGGAGAGATTTTACATTACTAGATGTAAACGGATTGAATTTGGTAAAGGATGAAGTCAAGCCTGTTTTAAAGCCGACTCTATCAATAGGACAGATACTAAGCAGGAAGCTGTTTAGACCAGAAGAGTTTGAAGAGGGGAAGATGCACGGCGAAAAAGCCTCGGCGAAACGGAAGGTGTCATTAGGTCAGATGCTTGGCAAACACAATGATGTTGACAGTGCATTGTTTGATGAGCAAGTCAAAAAAGAAACAGAAAACGATCAGAAGCAGTTTTCTGCTAAGAGAAAGAAATTCGGGTTTGCAAGATTCTCACTTCTTTTGTCAAAACAGCAAAAGAAGAAGAAATCAACGCGGAATTTGAGGTGA